Proteins from a genomic interval of Bacteroidia bacterium:
- a CDS encoding histidine kinase: MNNAQNIDWNQSWFVKYKLYHFLFWAVYHFTWGLTQFTFEECIEMLFHSPRWMVYISYVLITSLGVLFCIYVLWPRFLERGKPILFLLSLFLTMIVCSQILVSAYYMAAFVSGESLDFFCYEPTARPNFFYFITTHTFPSCAASLMLGICIKLGKSWLQSRKSQQILEKEKLEVELDFLRNQFNPHFLFNTINSIFFLINKNPKEASNALAQFSDLLRYQLYECNVPLIHLSREISYLRNFVALEKLRKNKDFQLKLELNYSPENAFGISSFVLIAFVENAFKHVSKSAEELNWVSICLFVDERGKLEFVVKNSKEEGEEERAAVGGIGLQNVKRRLELVYPGKYELEIHESGDRYEIRLELELEELKSEEVFLQPLPAIQ, translated from the coding sequence ATGAATAACGCACAGAACATAGACTGGAACCAGAGCTGGTTTGTCAAGTATAAACTCTACCACTTTCTCTTTTGGGCTGTCTACCATTTTACCTGGGGGCTCACACAATTTACCTTCGAAGAATGTATTGAGATGCTTTTCCATTCTCCTCGCTGGATGGTTTATATCTCCTATGTGCTAATAACCAGTCTGGGGGTACTCTTTTGTATTTATGTGCTTTGGCCTCGTTTCTTGGAAAGAGGAAAACCCATTCTGTTTTTGCTATCCCTTTTTCTGACGATGATTGTATGCAGCCAAATTCTGGTTTCTGCTTATTATATGGCTGCTTTCGTTTCAGGGGAAAGTCTGGACTTTTTCTGCTATGAGCCCACAGCACGGCCTAATTTTTTCTACTTTATCACCACCCATACCTTTCCCTCCTGTGCGGCAAGTCTGATGTTGGGAATCTGCATCAAGCTGGGTAAAAGTTGGTTGCAATCCCGAAAAAGTCAGCAAATACTGGAAAAGGAGAAACTGGAAGTAGAACTCGACTTTCTCCGAAATCAATTTAATCCTCACTTTCTCTTCAATACCATCAATAGCATCTTCTTTTTGATCAATAAAAACCCAAAAGAAGCCTCCAATGCTCTGGCTCAGTTTTCTGATCTTCTCCGCTACCAATTGTATGAATGCAATGTTCCCCTCATTCACCTAAGCAGAGAGATCAGTTATTTGAGGAATTTTGTGGCCCTGGAAAAACTGCGAAAGAATAAAGACTTTCAACTAAAACTGGAGCTCAACTATTCTCCTGAAAATGCCTTTGGGATTTCTTCTTTTGTTCTCATTGCCTTTGTGGAAAATGCGTTTAAGCATGTATCTAAATCCGCGGAAGAATTGAATTGGGTCTCTATTTGTTTATTTGTGGACGAAAGGGGAAAGCTGGAATTTGTGGTAAAAAATAGCAAAGAGGAAGGAGAGGAGGAAAGGGCTGCGGTTGGAGGCATTGGCTTGCAAAATGTGAAGAGACGCCTTGAACTGGTCTATCCAGGCAAATATGAATTAGAAATTCATGAATCAGGAGATAGATATGAAATCCGACTGGAACTTGAACTTGAAGAACTAAAATCCGAAGAAGTATTTCTGCAGCCATTACCTGCAATTCAATAA
- a CDS encoding DoxX family protein has protein sequence MKNRNVLIYRISTGLLTLMMLFSASMYFFNHEMVSETFSRLGYPTFIIYPLAIAKILGLIAIWTKKSETLKEWAYAGFFFDFILAGSGHIVAKDGEFAGALLALVLLIISYVYEKKSATEV, from the coding sequence ATGAAAAATCGAAACGTATTAATCTACCGCATATCCACCGGACTGTTGACGCTTATGATGCTGTTCTCGGCGAGTATGTATTTTTTTAATCATGAAATGGTAAGCGAAACCTTTAGCCGATTGGGGTATCCAACCTTCATCATTTACCCTCTAGCCATCGCCAAAATTTTAGGACTGATTGCTATTTGGACGAAAAAGTCGGAAACCTTGAAGGAGTGGGCGTATGCAGGCTTCTTTTTTGATTTTATTCTGGCAGGATCGGGCCATATTGTAGCTAAAGATGGAGAATTTGCGGGTGCATTACTGGCCCTTGTCTTATTGATCATTTCTTATGTTTACGAGAAAAAATCAGCGACAGAAGTCTGA
- a CDS encoding DUF2306 domain-containing protein, producing the protein MQSQKEISLQSASLEAKARKALDRSASVWFLIALAGQWFFALYILGFYGRTSVNGNYESWNEHLFKGIIENDFLGNLFLFMHLILAFMITLGGPLQFFPKFRKKYRAFHRWNGKIYILIALLISLDGLYLILSRGVIGGIGMMGGNMLNASLIMTFSVMAFLTARKKQFADHRKWAIRTFLMVSGVWFFRVGFAFWIFINQGAPGHTENFDGPFDFFLAYGHSLVPLAIAELFFLAERSKQVQAKFSMTALMILLSLITALGIFMATQIFWIPEMG; encoded by the coding sequence ATGCAATCACAAAAAGAAATTAGCTTACAATCAGCTTCTTTGGAAGCAAAAGCCCGAAAAGCCCTCGATCGTTCGGCAAGCGTATGGTTCCTCATCGCCCTCGCAGGACAATGGTTCTTCGCCCTCTATATCCTGGGGTTTTATGGGAGAACCAGCGTAAACGGAAACTATGAATCCTGGAATGAACACCTTTTTAAGGGAATCATAGAGAATGACTTTCTGGGCAATCTCTTCCTCTTCATGCATCTCATCCTGGCTTTTATGATAACGCTTGGGGGTCCCTTGCAGTTCTTCCCAAAATTTCGCAAAAAGTATCGCGCCTTTCATAGATGGAATGGTAAAATATATATTCTTATCGCACTCCTGATCAGCCTGGATGGCTTATACCTTATTTTATCGAGAGGGGTGATCGGAGGAATAGGAATGATGGGTGGAAATATGCTGAATGCCTCTCTCATCATGACATTTTCTGTTATGGCTTTCCTGACTGCCCGAAAGAAGCAATTTGCTGACCATAGAAAATGGGCCATCCGAACTTTCCTGATGGTTAGCGGAGTCTGGTTTTTCCGGGTAGGTTTTGCCTTTTGGATTTTTATCAATCAAGGTGCGCCCGGACATACAGAAAACTTTGACGGCCCTTTTGACTTTTTCCTGGCTTATGGACATTCACTTGTTCCACTAGCCATTGCAGAATTATTTTTCCTCGCAGAAAGAAGCAAGCAAGTGCAGGCAAAATTTAGCATGACAGCACTTATGAT
- a CDS encoding LytTR family DNA-binding domain-containing protein has product MIRSVIVDDEPLAREGLANYVREVDFLDLRGVCEHPLELMELMDREQVDLIFLDIQMPKMSGIDFLKISSNPPMVILTTAYPSYALEGFRLNVLDYLLKPITFDRFLQAASKAKAQFKYLQQEQDPPAKTKDDHFFVKCNQKYEKIFFEDILFIQGMQNYVSIHTLKGKYMTLLTLKDILQKLEGQAFMRVHKSYIIATSKIESVESHELIINAIPIPLSRNYRDELLERVVEKKLWKR; this is encoded by the coding sequence ATGATAAGATCCGTAATCGTTGATGATGAACCCCTTGCCAGAGAAGGACTTGCCAATTATGTTCGGGAAGTGGATTTCCTGGATTTGCGAGGCGTTTGCGAACATCCCCTCGAACTCATGGAACTTATGGACCGTGAGCAAGTGGACCTGATCTTTCTGGATATCCAAATGCCAAAAATGAGTGGGATCGATTTCCTGAAGATTAGTTCTAATCCGCCTATGGTGATCCTGACAACAGCCTATCCGAGCTATGCTTTGGAAGGATTTCGCCTCAATGTGCTCGATTATTTGCTCAAGCCTATCACTTTTGATCGATTCCTTCAGGCAGCGAGCAAAGCAAAGGCTCAGTTCAAATATCTTCAGCAGGAGCAGGATCCTCCTGCAAAAACAAAAGATGATCACTTTTTTGTGAAGTGCAATCAGAAATACGAGAAGATTTTTTTCGAGGATATCCTATTTATCCAGGGCATGCAAAATTATGTGAGCATTCACACCCTCAAAGGTAAATACATGACTTTGCTGACCTTAAAGGACATTTTACAAAAGTTGGAAGGCCAGGCTTTTATGCGGGTTCACAAATCCTACATCATTGCGACCTCCAAGATAGAATCCGTAGAAAGCCATGAGCTGATCATCAATGCTATTCCGATTCCCCTTAGCCGAAACTACCGAGATGAATTATTGGAAAGGGTAGTGGAGAAGAAACTTTGGAAGCGTTAA
- a CDS encoding helix-turn-helix domain-containing protein gives MENEKKEVWDKTECNDFLLPIRDSLAIFSGKWKIPIISALLYVGESGFKELERMVMDITPKMLSKELKELETNLMVERIVLDTRPVKVKYRITEYGKSSELVIEALLQWGRKHREKIMSEEVKSPV, from the coding sequence ATGGAAAATGAAAAAAAAGAAGTATGGGATAAGACAGAATGCAATGACTTTCTCCTACCCATACGCGATTCCCTTGCAATATTTAGTGGGAAATGGAAAATCCCCATTATCTCTGCCTTATTATATGTAGGGGAAAGCGGCTTTAAAGAATTGGAGCGCATGGTCATGGATATCACTCCCAAGATGCTTTCCAAAGAGCTCAAAGAATTGGAGACTAATCTGATGGTGGAAAGAATAGTTTTAGACACTCGCCCTGTAAAGGTGAAGTATAGAATCACAGAATACGGCAAGTCAAGCGAGCTCGTCATTGAAGCTTTGCTTCAATGGGGAAGGAAGCATCGCGAAAAGATTATGTCTGAAGAAGTAAAGAGTCCCGTTTAA